The Nitriliruptor alkaliphilus DSM 45188 genome includes a region encoding these proteins:
- a CDS encoding sensor histidine kinase: protein MTSRGHERPGGRLGERVGLARQVLTLQVLLVLVTVVAAIAAAGLVADRLVTDAARTQVRSLAASIAEVPEVRTALAGTDPTDTLQPLAERIRARADVSFVVVMTVEGTRFTHPDPDQIGGTYIGTIAPAATGGEVVETFEGTLGPSVRAVVPVLEDGEAIGLVAVGVTVDRIWSVLASALLLLGGAAALALTLAALGTWGIARRLRRQTFGLTPQQLAREHAHHQAVLHAIREGLIVLDDRRRLVLLNDEARRLLDLRDTVATEVTDLPVDGELAALLASGAPASDEIHLAGDRLVVVNQLPVGPDDGSGTVLTMRDHTEVVALSDELGAVRNLAESLRAQAHEADNRLHTVVSLIELGEVDAAVRMATDQVRGSQELVDRLLAQVDEPELVALLLGKASQAHERGVDLQLVVGSTVGRSGVEPTDLVTILGNLIDNALDAVASTQAPRDVEVRIGRDDTDLDIVVTDTGTGLSGEARERLFELGWSTKLASAQRRHGRGIGMALVRRTVDRLGGEVTVTNRTDAAGAVARVRLPCPLESPTSDGHRELTP from the coding sequence ATGACGTCACGTGGCCACGAACGACCGGGTGGCAGGCTCGGCGAGCGCGTCGGGCTGGCGCGTCAGGTCCTGACGCTGCAGGTCCTGCTCGTCCTCGTGACCGTCGTGGCCGCGATCGCGGCTGCAGGACTGGTCGCCGACCGCCTCGTGACCGATGCGGCGCGGACGCAGGTGCGCTCGCTCGCGGCGAGCATCGCCGAGGTGCCGGAGGTCAGGACCGCGCTCGCGGGGACCGATCCGACCGACACGCTGCAACCGCTCGCGGAACGCATCCGCGCCCGGGCCGACGTCTCGTTCGTCGTCGTGATGACGGTCGAGGGCACGCGGTTCACCCACCCCGATCCCGACCAGATCGGCGGGACCTACATCGGCACCATCGCTCCGGCGGCGACCGGTGGCGAGGTGGTGGAGACCTTCGAGGGCACGCTCGGCCCCTCGGTCCGCGCCGTCGTGCCAGTGCTCGAGGACGGCGAGGCGATCGGGCTGGTCGCCGTCGGCGTCACCGTCGACCGGATCTGGAGCGTGCTCGCGTCCGCCCTGCTGCTCCTCGGGGGAGCGGCCGCCCTCGCCCTCACGCTGGCCGCTCTCGGGACCTGGGGCATCGCGCGACGGCTCCGTCGGCAGACCTTCGGTCTCACGCCACAGCAGCTGGCGCGCGAGCACGCCCACCACCAGGCGGTGCTCCACGCGATCCGCGAGGGCCTGATCGTCCTCGACGATCGCCGCCGACTGGTCCTGCTCAACGACGAGGCTCGACGGCTGCTCGACCTGCGCGACACCGTGGCCACCGAGGTGACCGACCTGCCGGTCGACGGCGAGCTCGCCGCGCTGCTGGCATCGGGCGCCCCTGCATCCGACGAGATCCACCTCGCAGGTGATCGACTGGTCGTCGTCAACCAGCTGCCGGTGGGTCCGGACGACGGCTCGGGGACGGTGCTGACCATGCGCGATCACACGGAGGTGGTGGCGCTGTCGGACGAGCTCGGTGCCGTCCGCAACCTCGCCGAGTCGCTACGCGCGCAGGCACACGAGGCCGACAACCGCCTGCACACCGTGGTGTCGCTGATCGAGCTCGGGGAGGTCGACGCGGCGGTTCGGATGGCCACCGACCAGGTCCGGGGATCCCAGGAGCTCGTCGATCGGCTCCTGGCACAGGTCGACGAACCCGAGCTGGTCGCGCTGCTGCTCGGGAAGGCGAGCCAGGCCCACGAGCGCGGCGTGGACCTGCAGCTGGTGGTGGGCAGCACGGTCGGCCGGTCCGGCGTGGAGCCCACCGACCTGGTCACCATCCTCGGGAACCTGATCGACAACGCGCTGGACGCCGTCGCATCGACGCAGGCTCCGCGGGACGTCGAGGTTCGGATCGGCCGCGATGACACCGACCTCGACATCGTGGTGACCGACACGGGGACGGGCCTGTCCGGCGAGGCGCGGGAGCGGCTGTTCGAACTGGGCTGGTCCACCAAGCTCGCGAGCGCCCAACGGCGGCACGGACGCGGGATCGGCATGGCGCTCGTCCGGCGGACCGTGGACCGCCTCGGCGGCGAGGTCACCGTCACCAACCGCACCGATGCGGCGGGTGCCGTGGCGCGGGTCCGTCTGCCGTGCCCCCTCGAGTCACCGACCTCAGACGGACACCGGGAGCTCACACCGTGA